In one Myxococcus xanthus genomic region, the following are encoded:
- a CDS encoding DUF4476 domain-containing protein → MFAASSAFAQDVEMNIHADDIGMPSTSISVEGMSPDGNAAGVNMEIRGGGARMEVNVSGTGTPPPSGRHERRERREYREEVAPRETPVRHVRHHSEPAFRDCGTNQDPGCTMQRNGHFAMDAETFHGFMQSLKSTRNELTREDMVEKVMTRAFLTAKQFGLVLDLFQNEITRLDVAKTAAPRVVNPQHALGFSSKWRNSISADEYVEIITEQ, encoded by the coding sequence ATGTTCGCCGCTTCCTCCGCCTTCGCCCAGGACGTCGAGATGAACATCCATGCCGATGACATTGGCATGCCGTCGACCAGCATTTCCGTGGAGGGCATGTCCCCGGATGGCAACGCAGCGGGCGTCAACATGGAGATTCGTGGTGGCGGCGCTCGCATGGAGGTGAACGTGTCGGGAACCGGAACTCCGCCGCCGTCGGGGCGACATGAGCGCAGAGAGCGCCGTGAGTATCGCGAGGAAGTCGCGCCGCGCGAGACGCCCGTCCGACATGTGCGGCACCACTCCGAGCCCGCGTTCCGTGACTGTGGGACGAACCAGGACCCGGGCTGCACCATGCAGCGCAACGGCCATTTCGCAATGGACGCGGAGACCTTCCACGGCTTCATGCAGTCCCTCAAGAGCACTCGCAACGAGCTGACGCGGGAGGACATGGTGGAGAAGGTGATGACGCGGGCCTTCCTCACCGCGAAGCAGTTCGGCCTCGTCCTGGACCTGTTCCAGAACGAAATCACCCGCCTGGACGTGGCGAAGACGGCCGCGCCCCGCGTGGTGAACCCGCAGCACGCGCTGGGGTTCTCGTCCAAGTGGAGGAACTCCATCTCTGCTGACGAGTACGTGGAGATCATCACCGAGCAGTAA
- a CDS encoding aspartyl protease family protein, whose product MRALIAVLLTLPLLFGPSEAGAEALQPLLARHLAWRGGDAFTQLESIHATGKSVTGGLQGPMEYWSHRDGRARRDVDYGVMRQSMTITPDGGWKLNASGQVEDASPTDARDVRHQVALDFGAALRGSAGATLALQPDAERDGRAWKVVRVTFGDEDLYDLFLNEADGALHGLRIREDNVTRFVRLGDWRQVQGVRIPFLEEVLTDNPDSDSRTVVEALELNVPIPSAVFERPQDVRKAIFAKGHHSTGFIPFEFFDENRVYIPARVNGQATQVLLDSGAEMTVVDTAYARELGLKTQGQLAAVGSGGHAQAQLAGGVDITLGNLRLTGLTVAVINLSEVARLIGHPLPVVLGKESFNQLVVDVDFPNRRVAFHDASRFKAPPRAVRLPLVESAGGQRAVQISIEGRPPIPVLFDVGNGGALSLFPAYWQQAGLLTERRSSRTLSGAVGGLRERDVATLKDIQLAGITLKDVPTVFDDAGKSISASDRLLGNLGLAVLGRFRMITDYATDTLMLVPDARALRQPFRKDRSGLIALPAEGRLVVKLVAPGSPAAGSGWKEGDEIIAIDGKPIGPDYAGTELARWRYRAAGQTVMLTLKDGSKRRLTLRDYY is encoded by the coding sequence ATGAGAGCCCTCATCGCGGTTCTGCTGACCCTGCCCCTCCTGTTTGGCCCCTCTGAAGCCGGGGCAGAGGCGCTGCAACCGCTCCTCGCACGCCACCTCGCGTGGCGTGGCGGGGACGCCTTCACGCAGTTGGAGAGCATCCATGCGACAGGGAAGTCCGTGACAGGTGGACTCCAGGGCCCGATGGAGTACTGGAGCCACCGGGACGGGAGGGCACGCCGGGATGTGGACTACGGAGTGATGCGTCAGTCGATGACCATCACCCCGGATGGTGGATGGAAGCTGAACGCCAGCGGACAGGTCGAAGATGCATCGCCCACCGACGCGCGCGATGTCCGGCACCAGGTGGCGCTCGACTTCGGGGCGGCGCTGCGGGGGAGCGCCGGCGCGACGCTCGCGCTGCAGCCCGACGCGGAGCGCGACGGCCGCGCCTGGAAGGTGGTGCGCGTCACCTTTGGCGATGAAGACCTCTACGACTTGTTCCTCAATGAGGCCGACGGAGCCCTCCACGGTCTGCGCATCCGCGAGGACAACGTCACCCGCTTCGTGCGACTGGGAGACTGGCGTCAGGTCCAGGGCGTGCGAATCCCCTTCCTGGAGGAGGTGCTCACCGACAACCCGGACTCCGACTCACGAACGGTGGTGGAGGCGCTGGAGCTGAACGTCCCCATTCCATCCGCGGTCTTCGAACGCCCCCAGGACGTCCGCAAGGCGATCTTCGCGAAAGGTCACCACAGCACCGGCTTCATCCCCTTCGAGTTCTTCGACGAGAACCGCGTCTACATCCCAGCGCGGGTGAATGGCCAGGCGACGCAGGTGCTTCTGGACAGCGGCGCCGAGATGACGGTGGTCGACACGGCCTATGCGCGTGAACTGGGGCTGAAGACGCAGGGGCAGCTCGCGGCGGTCGGCAGCGGAGGACATGCACAGGCCCAGCTCGCGGGCGGCGTGGACATCACCTTGGGCAACCTGCGACTGACGGGGCTGACGGTCGCCGTCATCAACCTGTCCGAGGTCGCGCGGTTGATAGGCCACCCGCTGCCCGTCGTCCTGGGCAAGGAGTCCTTCAACCAACTCGTCGTGGACGTGGACTTCCCCAACCGGCGCGTCGCCTTCCATGATGCGTCCCGCTTCAAGGCTCCGCCGCGAGCGGTTCGGCTCCCGCTGGTCGAATCCGCGGGCGGGCAGCGCGCCGTCCAGATCTCCATTGAGGGCCGTCCCCCCATTCCGGTGCTCTTCGACGTGGGCAATGGCGGAGCACTTTCGCTCTTCCCCGCCTACTGGCAGCAAGCCGGGCTGCTCACGGAAAGGCGCAGCTCCAGGACGCTGTCCGGAGCCGTGGGCGGACTCCGGGAGCGCGATGTAGCGACGCTGAAGGACATTCAACTGGCGGGCATCACCCTGAAGGACGTGCCCACGGTGTTCGACGACGCGGGCAAGAGTATCTCCGCCTCGGACCGGCTCCTCGGCAACCTGGGGCTCGCCGTCCTCGGACGCTTCCGGATGATAACGGACTATGCGACGGACACGCTGATGCTGGTCCCTGATGCCCGCGCGCTGCGTCAGCCCTTCCGCAAGGACCGGTCCGGCCTGATTGCCCTCCCCGCGGAGGGGCGGCTCGTGGTGAAGTTGGTGGCCCCTGGGAGCCCCGCCGCCGGCTCGGGTTGGAAGGAGGGGGACGAAATCATTGCCATTGATGGCAAGCCCATTGGCCCCGATTACGCGGGCACGGAACTCGCGCGTTGGCGATATCGCGCAGCAGGTCAGACGGTGATGCTCACTTTGAAAGACGGCAGCAAGCGTCGGCTCACCCTGCGCGACTACTACTGA
- a CDS encoding TrmB family transcriptional regulator, with protein sequence MDADEGLVALGFTEVEARVYCELLKGAPATGYRLAQALGKAPPSIYQALASLEHKGAVLVEEGEPRSFRPVPPDEVLTALQRGFDTRRREAADALRKLHAPVQDDRIYHLKSHAQVMERARAMIAGATERLLFDLFPPPLAALAPALTEASARRVSVVGLVYDEPPKAPFASVRSSSADFVRERWPGAQLTLVVDAREFLVALLTPDGTGVKQAIWSDSVYLSCLQHSGLAAEIQLSAPPSARARMARSFSLINSSPPGLRQLVGRQPRSSSKRGDTP encoded by the coding sequence ATGGACGCGGATGAAGGGCTCGTGGCCCTTGGGTTCACGGAGGTGGAGGCGCGGGTGTACTGCGAGCTGCTCAAGGGGGCGCCCGCCACCGGATACCGGCTCGCGCAGGCGCTGGGGAAGGCGCCTCCGAGCATCTACCAGGCGCTCGCCTCGCTCGAACACAAGGGGGCGGTACTCGTCGAGGAGGGCGAGCCCCGCTCCTTCCGGCCCGTTCCTCCGGACGAAGTGCTCACGGCGCTCCAGCGTGGCTTCGACACGCGCAGGCGCGAGGCCGCGGACGCGCTGCGCAAGCTCCACGCCCCGGTGCAAGACGACCGCATCTACCACCTCAAGAGCCACGCACAGGTGATGGAGCGCGCGCGGGCGATGATTGCCGGCGCCACCGAGCGACTGCTCTTCGACCTCTTCCCGCCACCCCTCGCGGCCCTCGCCCCGGCGCTCACGGAGGCGAGCGCCAGGCGCGTGTCCGTCGTGGGGCTTGTCTATGACGAACCCCCCAAGGCTCCCTTCGCCTCCGTGCGCTCGTCCAGCGCGGACTTCGTTCGGGAGCGCTGGCCGGGCGCGCAACTGACGCTCGTGGTGGATGCCCGCGAGTTCCTGGTGGCGCTGCTCACGCCGGATGGCACCGGCGTCAAGCAGGCCATCTGGAGTGACAGCGTCTATCTCTCGTGTCTGCAACACAGTGGGCTGGCCGCGGAGATCCAGCTGAGCGCTCCTCCGTCCGCGCGCGCGCGGATGGCGCGGTCCTTCTCCCTCATCAACTCGAGCCCTCCGGGGTTGCGCCAGCTCGTCGGGCGACAGCCCCGTTCCTCTTCCAAGCGCGGAGACACCCCATGA